The genomic stretch GCGTAATGAATTGAAGAGGGTTGGAGGTTGTTCGTAGGTCCTGACCCATCATCCTATCGCTCTCTGTAGCCAATGGTGATGTCGATGATGGAGCAGAGCCCGGAGGAGCTGGGTGATCTGTATCTGGACGTGGCTGAGGCCTTCATGGATAAGGGCGAGTACGGTTCAGCCTTGCCTCTGCTTGCTGCACTCGTCTGCTCGGAGAGATACAACCTCGCCGTAGTGTGGCTCCGACATGCAGGTAtggtttttttcttcccattttcatttgatttgtcaTTATAGTTTGTTtaacttttgtttgtttcgatCTTGCCTGGGGCTCCATCTTGTTGGAATGTTGACACTTTAGTCGAACCTTCATTCATTTTGCCTCCAtgtctgttctttgtttctTCTCTTTTAGCTTCCTTTGAAATTTGCTTTGCTCCAGTATCTTTTTGTTCAGCCTCATTTTATTTAACCTCCGTGTCTTTTGCTGCTCGTTCCCTTTTTAGCTCAGATACCTTTTGTTTGTCTGCAGGTTTTAAGGCTCAGACTGATTGTCTTTTGTTTAACCTCCATGTCTTTTGTCTCAGACtgattgtcttttttgtttaaccTCCATGTCTTTTGTCTCAGACtgattgtcttttttgtttagcTTACATGTCTTTTGTTTAAACTCCATGTCATGGGTCTCAGGctgcttgtatttttttatagccTACATTTCTTTTAGCTCAGGCTGCTTTCGTTTAGCCTCCATGTCTTTTGTTTAGACActcagaattattatttttttctatctgtttttatgttttgccTTCCCAGCTTTTACTTTGTCACCAGGTCTTTTGTTTAGTCTTTTATTTATCCTCCATGCCGTTTGCTTGGCCTCATCGTCTCTTACACTTGGAATTTTTCCCACTGtaattatattacaatattactATATACATGTGATATCCAGGAGTTCATTTCTCCACTCTCTatactttgtttattttgtcgTGTCTCTTTTCAGAATGTCTGAAGGCCCTTGGCCATTTAGAAGTAGCTGCTAAGAGCTACACTAAGGTGGTGGAGATGGCACCTCTGCATCTGGAGGCACGTCTGGCTCTCTCCACCCTTCAGCAGCAGCTGGGTCGACCTGAATCTGCCCTTGAGGCGCTGGAGCCCATGTACGACCCCGACACTCTGGCTCAGGACTCCTCGGCAGCCCAGCAGGTCTATGTCCTGGCTTCTCCTGCACTATTCCAGATGTTCTTGTTTTACTAAATGAGTATCAAAGAAGCTAGCTGTCCACATTTCCTTTACCAGTAGCTAATCAGGGTAACAGACGCagagtctcctacactgaccgTGTGTAATATGTGGTTTCAGGAGCTGAAATTGTTGCTGCACCGTTCCACACTTCTCCGATCTCAAGGCCGAACTGACGACTACATAGACACCCTGCTGACCATGCTCTCCATGCTGCTTAAGGTGCACCACTTGTGTACTCGTGAAAACTTCGAAGTCCTTCACACGTGAGATTTGTGCCTTAGTCTTGTGATTCTTTTCCTGATCTGTAGGTGGCGATGGTAAGAGCTCAGGTGTGTCTGATCGCCAGCACGTCATCTGGCACCAGGCATTTGCGGCTTATTAGAGTGTCCAAGAACATGCTGTCTGAAATCGAGGACCAGGAAGCGGCTTACTTGGAcataacaggtgtgtgtgtgtgtgtgtgtgtgtgtgtgtgtgtgtgtgtgtgtgtgtaccagcgACTATTAATAACTTCAGTCTCGTGTTAGGAGCGTAGACGATATTTTGTGTTTCCGTATAGGAAAGACGAGTGTGCTGTCTCGGGGGGACTGGTGGAACCTGCTGTTGAGCTGCCTGGACGTCCTGTGCGAGGAGAACCGCTTCACCGAGGCCGAGCTCCTCGTCGACTCGTCGCTCGAATTCTACTCGTTCTATGATGACCGCGTCAAACGCAAAGAGCTGGAGTACCTGGGCCTGAGCGCCGCCTTCCTGGACCGCAATTTCCGAAAAGCATACGATTACATTAGGTGGGTGCTTtggaatatcttttttttttttgccagaagaATCCGTTCACCATAATGCTGTGCGTGATGTTTCTGCTactttcttttcatcttttctctgtcaaaaaaaaaaaaggttgatgcTGATGTACACTGTGGATCGAGCTCagctgtggaacatcttcagccAGGTGACGCTGCACTCCCATGACGGACGCCATCACCGCTTCTGTCTGCGCCTCATGCTGAAGAACCCCGAGAACCACGCGCTCTGCGTGCTCAACGGCCACACCTCGCTCGTCTCCGGGACCTTCAAACACGCGCTCGGTACGCTTCAGAGCTCACCAGGATCCTCACATATCCCTTCCTGCTTATGTATCTACAGTTATTTGGTGCGTTTATCCAGTCTAAGTGTCTTTCTCTTATTGTCGTGGTTTCATCAGGTCAGTACATGCAGGCGTTCAGGAATCAGCCATGCCATCCTCTGCACAGTCTGTGTGTGGGCCTCACGTTTTTTCACATGGCCTCGCAGAAGTTCGTCACGAAGAGACACCCGTTGGTGCTACAGGTACGTGTCTCGAAACGTAGATTTCGCCATCGCTTACTCATCACGTGATCATTCTAACCATGTCAGTAGATCTATGAGCCACTCACCATTCGAGATGAAGCACCGTAATAATGCTGTAGAAGGACAAATGTTTAGGGAAACCTGACCTCAAAACTCAAAAGATTCCTTTTCAATgtcccattccacatatagtcaccatttgctgttataataacctccactcttcctgaagatgttttggagtaaagtcaggtactgatggaggtgatggGGCCTGGGGTGTGTTCCAATTCAACCCAAAGGTCTTGAGTAGGGGTGGAGCgctctagcaggagatcttccgctccaacccatgtaaagcgtaTCTTCTAAAGAGAATTTGTAGACACATCCGAAGCTAGGAAAGCATTTCTGGAGtcaacaaaacaaagcaaaaggaAGCTGAACGCGCTCTGTGCGAGTGGGCGTCCTTCGCAGAGATCGCACATGGAAAACGTGGCGTGCGGTGCTGAGGGAGGTGTAAAAGAACCCAGCTGAAACTTCATGCCTCCACTATGAGCACGAATCGCGTCAATGGACGATATTTAGATGTCACTTCTGTTCCCTTCTCTCTGTACGCAGGGCTTTTCCTTCCTGTGGCGTTACGTGGAGTTCAGGGGTCACTGTCAGGAGAGTTTGTATAATTTAGGGCGTGCTCTACACCAGCTCAGTCTGACCCACTTGGCTATCCATTACTACCAGAAAGCCCTGAGCTTACCTCCTCTCAAACTGGAGGTCAGTACCAGATCAGCAGCAggattgaataaataataatgatactaataatactaataatactaataataatttggtTGTGTTTTAGGGCATTGACGACGATCAGGTGGACCTGCGCCGTGAAATCGCCTTCAATCTTTCACTCATCTACCAATCGAGCGGCAACAAGGAAATGGCCCGTTACTACATCCACACATATTGTGTTATCTGAGTGGGTGTTttaagaagagagagagagagagagagagagagagagagagagaattagaatgagagaatgagaataacatgtTTGTATGATAGTATTTTCTACCAGAATAAAGCTATTTATTATTGATAGTACAGAGACGGGTTGGTGTTATATATCGGTTTCACCACACGGAGGCGCTAGATTTAAAAATATCCTTGAGCTCTTTGTGTTGAACAAAATAACGATTAACAAAATTATAACGAATTACTtgattttattatgtaaaaaaaaatatacaaacaattcAAAGCTTTATACCGATCACTCTTTCAAGAGCAGCTTgagttcttctcaaggtttcttccacatgccatctcagggagttttttcttgccatagtCAACACTGATatcactcattagggatgaCCTTTTAGGGAACACTGAACTTCTACATGCTCACTTTATAACCTGTAGAGCTGATTTGGGACAGTGTGAGATATAAGAGATATATATGAACACAGATTATGATGTAGTGTGAGATGAGAGGACGGGAGATGAAGGGTGTGTTCAGTGGGATGGAGCAAAATAAAATGCTGGTCCTGCCCTGGTTCTCTAACAGGGTTGCCATGTCTAGGTTTTTCCAGCATTATCATAACGCTGTTTAAATCCCCGGACTCGACTGATGAGCAGCTGCACGTCTCAGACACGCCGTTTAACTGATACacgatcatatttttttctgatttttgttcgttctatatatattttttgctataAATTGCTAATGCACCGGGAATTCCCGGGTCGGGTTTGGAACCGGGGGCGCTGACGAACCCATGAAACAAAAGGCGAAACGGAAACCGGAGATGAGCTCCTCAGCATTCCGCTTCTGCATTCCGCTCCTGTCCTCCTTATCATGAACCACCCGACACCTCTCGCGCGCGCACGCATGGGCTCTTCACGTGCACTGAAGaatctatacatatatatttatatttatattttttgttgaaatttatttagttataattTTGGGGGGGTTTTGACGGTACGCGTGAACGGAACGGCTTTGCATGCGGATACGCGCGTCCTAAACCAGCGCACGCGCACGTTCAgatatgtaaagaaaagaaggaaagggaaagaaagaaaagattgaaAGCCACAAGCACGTCGTTTTTTCCGCCCCTTTTCCGGCGCTCGCGCGCGCTCTTTCTCCGAGCTCGCGCCTCTTGCCGTGCGCGAGCGCGGAGGTGGAGGATAAACGGCGCGCGCACTCAAGGAGGGCCAGTTAACGGGAGGCTCGTGCGCTGTACAATATAACGGAAAAATATCCACCCTGTACCTGCAGgtaattattacacacacacactgtgctaaGTCAGACTTCAGTGTTTATAAAATgtcgcgtgcgtgcgtgtgtgtgtgtgtgtgtgtgtgtgtgtgtatgttgtttaCCTGAACGGATGCGGCCGCTGTTTGACGTTGACAGCTGCGCGCGCCGGAGTTTAACGATTGTAACTGTAATTTGTAtggaataatttttattttatttatttgaaaagttCGGCATGTAATAAAACCGGATTATAAAATGAGCCCGTTTACACACTGGGGCTGTTCTGAAGAATTACAATAAGCTAcaggtttttatttcatatagacagatagatagatagatagatagatagatagatagatagatagatagatagacagacaggtgatAGCTaggtagctagctagctagctagctagctagataaacaggtgatagatagatagatagatagatagatagatagatagataaacaggtgatagataaaaagatagatagatagatagatagatagatagatagataaaaagatagatagatagatagatagatagatgatagatagatagatagataaacaggtgatagatagatagatagatagatagatagatagatagatagatagatagataaacaggtgatagatagatagatagatagatagatagatagatagatagatagatagataaagactGTATGTTTCATTGGATTGACACTTGGCACTATAAAGGCGTTCTTTCCCTCCACAGTCCACCGAATGGTTGATGACAGATAATCGATACACCTGTTTATAGCTCCAGATCTTCTCCAGTGTTCACATGTCAGGTGCTCAGTGCTTCAGTAACCCATTTATCTGGAAATATCCAGACAACGAAAAGTCCGATTTGCATTCGCACCTCAATGCCattccagcacacacacagtctgtttCTCATCCTGTTCTTCACTCGAGGGTTGtgaggtttttctttttgcttgtcTCATCCTTAACACTTAGAGTTTTCATTTACTAATGAGATGGTTTTATTTAACCCACAACAGACAACAGGAAACGTTTCCTCCTAGAAAATATTGGGAACTTTTCACCAGTTTGTGTCAAGAAGAAAACCAAACAGAAGTCTTGTTCCTGTTTCTGTAAGTTATACGGTCTGATTGAATTGTATGTATCAGAACAGTTCACATGACTGGGTCGCTTTATACATAGTTACATTGAACCTAAAGAACTCAGTCGTTAAATGATCCTGCAAATGATTTCAGAAAAAATCGGATCGTTAAAGAAGAAGATCAAAAAAATAGAGGGTCTCCATCGCCTAGATCCCAGTCCGATCCCTCGTCCTGACCGATGGCCATGAAACAGCTCTGTTTTCCCCACGCTTTTAAACTCTATTTATTGTGGCCAGGTTTTCTTTCGGGTCCAATATCCATCGTCCTGAATAGATTCGCTTAAACATCCACAGCGTGTATTGATGCTGGCCCTGTGCCCAGTCTCTGCTGGGCAGGTATTAAAGTTTACACTTCATCACAACAAGACATTGTGCTGTGTGAAGTGAAGGTGCATTtggaaaacaaaacattgaatATCTGTGATCTTTTGGGATCTCAGTGAATCTAAACATGTGCACAATTTCATCAACGAGAGGAAGCTGTTGCTTGAATGTGATTATAAGGACTTGTCTCGTAAAGGAAGCAGTTTGCATGTACTTTCAGAGGGACATTAACGTGTCCCACAAAACCTCTCAACCAGAGTAACACACAAGCCTTTGACCAGGAGCAAAGCAAACTGGCTAAAATGGTCTAATGAtgcaacatgcaaaaaaaaatagacaagtGCTTTATAGGCTTTTAAGCTGaaaacactttaataaaaaaaaaaagttactcgacaaaaattgcaaagagtgaAATCATGTCCTGATTTCAAGCAAAAGAGTTGATGGAcaaaattatgatttatttattttaatgcagtgctgatTGTGCCAGATATTTTTTCATGGTGAAACTATGTACTACTAGgtaatatttaattgatttctcATTGCTTTTAGAGTCTAGTATTGAAGACTGTTTTCTTTAGCAGTTGAATTaattttcctcctcctcctttcatGTCTATGGAAGTCACAGTCAAAGTCTTTTCCAGCTGCTGCATATTAAACAGAATTCCACTCTTATTGGAGGCTCCGAATCAAAACCTACCAAAATGAGAAAGAGGTCCATGTGTGGAGGAAGAGCTCAACAGGTGGCGTTACATCGTGTGTCGTTAGCACTTCGAGGGTGGCCGCTGTGCTCTGGGCTGCACAGACAATCCACAagtgtttatatgcaacaacactctttttttctttttcttcttctaaatgGACCTTGCCACTATTTGTTTTGGATTGATGATCCACTATTAAATTGCTGGAAAATGGTTTCATGCTTGACGTATTGAAATTCACAGCACGCTGGCACGTCTACAGCTTCCTTTCGTCCAAGAATCTCCTCCTGTACTTGTAAGACGTTTTTTTTGGCCCTGCAAAATTCCTCTTCACTGATAAAGGACCTTTTTTCTGTGCTGTATTTAGTAACATCTCGCTCGATCACTGTGTCTCAACCTGGAACTGGAACGCAGGAAATATACTCCGCTGCCAACCTCGACGATTTTTGGTGGTCGTTTTGGAAAGCTGTAAAAGTTGAATACAAACTGGGATTGTATGTAATTTATACAATCCGATCCGATCCAATCCAATCTGATCCCATTACAGACAAATCCATTAAAGTTTTCCGATTTGGTGGAaactttgtgcatttatttGGGATAGGAACTCCAATACAACAAATTTCAATTGATCGTGATGAACCTGAACATGTTCTGTAAGTTGGTCTGCAGTGTCTGAGTGAAACTGCATTGGATTGGTTTCAGGGTGAAGTCTTTTAATGACGGACGTGAGACACTGTTTTTACGAAAATGTCTACCTTCTTCATCTAGACAATGTTGAACATCTGTGTGATCTACAGACTGAATTTGGGGGAAATGTGCAGTTTTCTTTATCCAGCACTGGTTTGTTTAAGGTCACATGTCAGGTTACATCAGGTCTTTATTCCAGATGCTCTTCCTGTTCTGGCCccggtgttttttttattttggaacgATGGGAATCGTCCTGTGGATTTATCGTCTCGTGTTGCACTTGTTCATGGCCTGCGTTCTCTGTGTGTTCGCTGATGTCAGTGGATGTCGTGTTTTATCTCTTATTATCTTATGATCCTGGAAGCTCAACTCTACACGCCGCTGAAAACAGGGACTATTGGAAGTGCGTAGTAATGAGCGAAAATCTGGAGACAATCGAAGCGCAAACAAGAAGCTGGCGTGTACACAAAACAAGTTGTACGCTTCGCAGAATTCCAGAATTTTCAAACACTTTCTCGGAAATCTGTCAGAAGTCACTGAAGTTATTTAGCCGCAAGACAGTTAATTATGTCCCCTGAACTGAGCCCACACACAGCACTCTGGGGCTCAAAAGCAAGGCCGCTTGGTTTAGTGGTTTAATCAGGCATGCGGGTCATCAGAGGACCCGGCGATCACACTCACACGGGAGGTGTTATTAATATGATCGTAATCATTTGTCCCTGTGCTCTGTTTCATGTCAAATTACAGAAGAATCCGTTGCCTTCAAAAGAAACAGTTCCAGAGAATTCGCCTGGTTTCTTTCTGAAGGGTCAAACATCATTATTTCACTCTGTTGTTGACACAAAGACCTTAGGGTTTAATTAGaataatgctgtgtgtgtgtgtgtgtgtgtgtgtgtgtgtgtgtgtgtgtgtgtgtgtggttttgcatTCATGTTGCAGTCACAGGAACAAAGGGTCAAGATCTGTCTCTGTGTTTCCCCCTTGGCAGGATATGTCGCATGCACGAGGAATGCGAAATCGCTCTACTTGACAATAAGCAGGAGGTCAGGAATGCACCCTCGCCTCCACTACGTACCCACGGCACCCTCTTCGCGCATGACCCCCAAAATAGCCCCCGTATCTATAGCGCCCGGTGTCTTTTCCTCCATCGGAAACAATTAGCAACAAAATGGCATGCTGCGCTAATGACGTCGTCCTGTTCCTTTAATTGTCAAGTGCTTGAACTTCATCTCTTGACCTCAGTCTCTCTCACCGCTCGTGCATTCTCTCGCTTCATCAGCATTCTTTTTTCTTAGTAAACtcattttttttgggggggggttcCCAGGTGATCGCACACAGCACTAGAAATAAATCCAATCCCACACATCCAGTTCCAtttttttacaatcattttgcttttctttgcatttgatttaaaatcataatatacAGTGAGGCCATGTGACTCCTTCATTGTGACTTATTGGTAtataggccacaccccttttatTGGGACAAAAATGCATAGACTCCATGCTTTCTCCAGTTGGACTAATAGAAGGACAGGGGATTCTAACATTATGTGTTGGGAAAATGCTTTCCTGGGATACTTGAgataatcagaatcagaatcagaatcaggtttattggccaagtgtgttgacacacacaaggaatttggttccagctgtttgttactctcaaaagtacatacataaataaaaacctatacatgacaagacagacacaacaagacaaaaacagactatacaagacaatacagacaatatgagacagtatagacagtatagacagacaatatgagacagtatagacagtgtgggtaataaatagggatacagaccagtaatgtacataaagtgtgggagtgcatggtagtgcaaatgacagtattgtgtgccaggtatgatgagaggttactataaaactttgtacagtatatagaagcaatagtgtgtgtaacatatacagataatgtgatgagtgacagtttTGTGTGgtactcatagatatgagcatggaatttaattatggtcagttgttagtgagggtgattgcttggggaaagaaactgttcctgtgtctggcagtcttagtgaacaaagttctgtagcgcctgccagaagggaggagctgaaagatgttgtgtccagggtgtgaagggtcattaatgatttttcctgcccggtttctggttcttgtatggtacaagtcctggagggtgggcaggggggcaccaatgattttttcagctgttttaacagttttctgcagtctgtttctgtcctgttttgttgctgctccaaaccagatggtgattgatgagcacaggacagattcaatgactgcagtgtagaactgtatcaacagctcctgtggcagactgtacttccttaattgccttagaaagtacatcctctgctgggcctttttcagaattgagtttatgtttgattcccatttcaggtcttgggaaatggtagtgatttctttttaaatctaaagTATTTCTGGCAGTTTGTGAGCAAACCTACACATCTATTCTCTTGTATGAAGGAAATAACTGCTTCTTTTGAGAGCTTCCTTTGGACCTTTTAGCAGCGTTTGTCCTCCTGAAACCCGAACCTGTTTTAAACGTATGATATCCTGAATGGAATATTTGCCTCCAAGTGTATTTAGGCTTTAGATATGGGTCAGTGCCTGGGCTTCTCTGAGCTTGAGTTGTGTTGTCTGTGTTGTCTATAAATAGCCAAACCCTGCACTGGGTATAAATAGAAAGTGTGGGTAGATACAGGAGCAGAGCTGGGGCAGTTTGAAGAGCGTGACGCTTAATCCTAAGAGCCTGGGTTTTTTTGATATGTGCCGGGTCACGTATATTTAAAACTGTAGTTTAACAGGACAGGGGTGCCTTGTGGAATAACTTACGGAATATAAAATGTACCACTGTAAAGGGTGTTTACAGGAACGTTTTGTGTGGCCAAGGAGCAAAGGGTGTCGATGCTAGGACCAATAGAATTCACTTGGACTGTCAAATTGGACAAATACTATATGCAGGCAGCACATTtggtgattttgtgtgtgtcagggttTGAAACAGTTTCTTATCACTTACATTCTATTAAAACACTCAATTTCTGGCCTTATAAACACCCCAAATAACTGTCGAAAGCAAGCAGTTTATCTCAAGCCCTTGCTTTAAACTTATCACAATATGTACATTTGcgatatttcatttattttgatataattTAGCCCTACTGCTGGCCTGCTGTGGTTACCATCATCCACCAGTCCATCTCTTAAAATATCTAACAATCAAAAGCTAGTTTGCCTTTAGCATGCTAGCAATCCTCCCAATCATGCCGGCGAAGAGACATACAGTAAGGCGCCTCAGAGGGGGAATTAGTCAGAGTCGAGCCGAGGCTGAGCTCACTCCCTCACTCGCTCGTCCATCTAAGGAGGAAATGCACTGGCAGGGAGGACAGGACGGAAGATCATTAGCTAATGTAGGTGAGCTGTCAGTTCCTGGCAGAGCAACAGCTGCAGAGATTGGGATGGGGGCTGCTTAGCACCTACAACGgtcttttcttttacttgtCGGTctgttaggggtagggttagtcTTAGAGGAAGTGTGAGAAAGCTGGACAATCCTGTATTTGACAATGCTttcatatattttgtatatatatatatgttttttccttttcgTCGTTCAAGCAGGAGAAGAAAACAACATTTTAGAGTTAGCATCTAGCATGTCACATGAAATCAGGTGGTGCCAAACCAGTGTAGTCCACAGCCGAGATGAGATCTCTGTAGTCTCATACTTTTTGATTCAATTTCCTGTTTCCATTTATTGTAGAAACCATATGAGTCATAAATGTGTCATAAGCACAGTAATGAGTTGAAGCGAGAGGTTACTGCTGATCAAACCAAACACTTTATACAAACTAGGGATGATGATTGTTtattgggaacagtggtgatgatGGGTTTTTAGGAACAGTGGGTATAATGATTGGTtattgggaacagtggtgatcatgATTGGTTGGGAACAACTGTGATCATGATTGGTTGCTGGAAACAGTGGTTATTGGTTGTTGGAAACAGTGATGATCATAAATGATGATCAACAATCCAGTCCAAGAAGTATTCTAGTATCCAATTTCTCAAAAGATTTGTGCTTGTATAGTTATCCTGCAGTAAATACACAATCTTCCGAGCACACCTAAAACACATTCTGTCCGATTCTGCACTGTCAATCATTATATCCATTTCACTTAATGCTATTAAAAAGATGGAGCTGATATCCGGATAGCGCTTCCTCTGAGGTAGATTCATGGAGGTGTAGAGGAAGGTGATGCTGGGTCAGTGAGTGTGCGTTCCATCAGTTCAGCCCTGCTAATGCAAATGGAGCTCCAGTTTCATCTAAGAGATGACCTCATGCACACATCTCAGCACTTCCTGTCTGAGGTGTCCATTAGCGCAGACGCCGTTTGATGGGGCAGATCATAATTGGTGAAAGCCTGCGATTGAATTCACAGAACTTCTGCTTTGCTGAATCAGTGTGCACGTGGCAGGCGGTAAGGTTAGCGGGTACGTACCTGATATCACTGTTAAAGTGAGTTAATTCTAATCTATTGAGAagttaaaaataattcaaataaagttgttaataattaataattattacttcATATAGTTGtagcatattattattataattataataataataattattattattattatcatcatcaattTAATACCCATAAAGGTAACAAGTCTATTTCGTTCAAATGACCAGAGTGCGCTATTAAATCTGTTCTGTTTTTAGCTAGACTGTGGGCTGtcattttttcgttttttttttattttatttgtaagcTTTCTCTGTGTAAGTGGTGGGACATTCGCACAGACTTGCACGGTGCTATAAATAgtacattatttctgttataTATTTAGCAGATTTACAGTTAGGAGGGAAAGAAGGTTGGATATCACACAGAGACTATTCGGGGCTGTGTACCAAACATGGACTAATATGCAGGTGACAAAACAAAGATTTCTTTAGGGATAGAAAATGCACTTTTAAATTCCTCAAATGTGATTGCAAGTTCAGAACAGTGATCATGATTGGGTTTTGTAAATAATGGTGACCATGATTGGGTGTTGAGAACATTGGTGATCACAATTGGGTGTtgaga from Silurus meridionalis isolate SWU-2019-XX chromosome 24, ASM1480568v1, whole genome shotgun sequence encodes the following:
- the gtf3c3 gene encoding general transcription factor 3C polypeptide 3, with product MSESSPELNDYLEGRISFEEFERRRETRIKAKQKDFEGDASDENEDAVASTSKQTLKPSRKPHAEEEGVSLCVQKAFASMLGEDEELDDEDEDEDGAEWKDIGEHYAGGGCGGGSSEVTPGDVFALEMELNRENKKMMKDRRSRSKLPRALRGLMGEANIRYARGEKEDAVLMCMEIIRQAPLAYEPFSTLAMIYEDQGDVEKALQFGLIAAHLNPSDCDEWLKLADMSLEQENIKQAIICYSKAIKYDQSNVRYLWERSSLYEQVGEHRQAMDGYRRILTLLPPTDSEHFMQLSRDMAKSYYESSDLPSAIGVMEEALSRHPELVTHECLNMAAELYIANHQYSKALEALIKFCGIILDRGATKEEAENEDDVKEEGVHETPEARGDIVEVVVPDDVPIDIRVKLMVCLIHQNVFKPLNPMVMSMMEQSPEELGDLYLDVAEAFMDKGEYGSALPLLAALVCSERYNLAVVWLRHAECLKALGHLEVAAKSYTKVVEMAPLHLEARLALSTLQQQLGRPESALEALEPMYDPDTLAQDSSAAQQELKLLLHRSTLLRSQGRTDDYIDTLLTMLSMLLKVAMVRAQVCLIASTSSGTRHLRLIRVSKNMLSEIEDQEAAYLDITGKTSVLSRGDWWNLLLSCLDVLCEENRFTEAELLVDSSLEFYSFYDDRVKRKELEYLGLSAAFLDRNFRKAYDYIRLMLMYTVDRAQLWNIFSQVTLHSHDGRHHRFCLRLMLKNPENHALCVLNGHTSLVSGTFKHALGQYMQAFRNQPCHPLHSLCVGLTFFHMASQKFVTKRHPLVLQGFSFLWRYVEFRGHCQESLYNLGRALHQLSLTHLAIHYYQKALSLPPLKLEGIDDDQVDLRREIAFNLSLIYQSSGNKEMARYYIHTYCVI